A window from Nitrospiraceae bacterium encodes these proteins:
- a CDS encoding formyltransferase yields MTRAVVFAYHNVGVRCLSVLLAGHVEVPLVVTHDDSADENIWFDSVAALAEEHSIPFVTPDDPNRPDVIERIRNLAPEFIFSFYYRRMLGAELLACASRGALNMHGSLLPKYRGRAPVNWAVLKGETQTGASLHYMEIKPDAGALVDQQAVPILPDDIALDVFNKVTWAAELVLYRSLPLLITGQAPGQPLNLKEGSYFGGRRPEDGVIDWRENAETIHNLIRSVAPPYPGAFSRLDSLPMRILRSHLDREPARHPDRAPCFYWERGRCYADCSDGRRLHIGKFEVEGQSMTPEAFHTRYGEQIKDLGQPR; encoded by the coding sequence ACGTCGAGGTCCCGTTGGTGGTCACCCATGACGATTCCGCCGATGAAAACATCTGGTTTGATAGCGTAGCGGCACTGGCTGAAGAGCATTCAATTCCGTTCGTGACCCCGGATGATCCTAACCGGCCGGATGTGATCGAACGGATACGCAACCTTGCTCCCGAATTCATCTTTTCCTTTTATTACCGCCGGATGCTGGGGGCCGAGTTGCTGGCATGTGCGTCACGTGGTGCCTTGAATATGCACGGGTCGTTGCTGCCAAAATATCGTGGACGCGCGCCGGTGAACTGGGCGGTGCTCAAAGGCGAAACGCAAACGGGCGCGAGTCTCCATTATATGGAAATCAAGCCGGATGCCGGCGCGCTGGTTGATCAGCAAGCCGTTCCCATTCTGCCGGACGACATTGCGTTGGACGTCTTCAACAAGGTGACCTGGGCCGCTGAGCTTGTTCTGTACCGCAGCTTACCGTTGTTGATCACGGGGCAAGCGCCGGGTCAGCCGCTGAACCTTAAGGAGGGATCCTATTTTGGTGGACGTCGGCCGGAGGATGGGGTTATCGATTGGCGGGAAAATGCAGAGACGATTCATAACTTGATCAGATCGGTTGCCCCTCCCTACCCAGGAGCCTTCAGTCGACTGGATTCTTTACCCATGCGGATCCTGAGAAGTCATCTTGATCGGGAACCGGCCCGGCATCCTGACCGTGCGCCCTGCTTCTACTGGGAGAGAGGGCGTTGCTACGCTGATTGCAGCGATGGACGTCGTCTTCATATCGGCAAGTTTGAGGTGGAGGGTCAAAGTATGACCCCTGAGGCGTTCCATACCCGTTACGGGGAACAGATAAAGGATTTAGGTCAACCAAGATGA
- a CDS encoding bifunctional UDP-4-keto-pentose/UDP-xylose synthase — protein MKKVLILGVNGFIGHHLSKRILETTDWELYGMDMQADRLADLLPNSKFHFFEGDITINKEWVEYHIRKCDVVLPLVAIATPATYVKEPLRVFSLDFEANLAIIRQCVQHKKRIIFPSTSEVYGMCEDKEFDPETSNLVLGPIHKQRWIYSCSKQMLDRVIWAYGVECALDFTLIRPFNWIGPGLDSLYTAKEGSSRVMTQFLGHIVRGENISLVDGGRQRRTFTYVDDGVDALMAIIENPNQIASGQIYNIGNPANQYSVRELGEMMVALALEYPEYAETASKVQFMDVSSSTYYGEGYQDVQHRVPAIVNTCRDLNWSPRTTMDQMLRLIFNSYRSEIAQARALLE, from the coding sequence ATGAAAAAAGTTTTAATTCTCGGCGTCAATGGCTTTATCGGGCATCATCTGAGTAAGCGTATCCTGGAGACCACCGATTGGGAACTCTATGGAATGGATATGCAAGCCGATCGCCTGGCTGATTTGCTGCCAAATTCAAAATTTCATTTTTTTGAGGGGGATATCACGATCAACAAGGAATGGGTGGAATACCATATACGCAAATGCGACGTGGTGCTTCCGTTGGTCGCCATTGCGACTCCGGCCACGTATGTGAAGGAACCGCTCAGGGTCTTTTCGCTGGATTTCGAAGCCAACCTCGCGATTATTCGCCAGTGTGTCCAACACAAAAAGCGGATTATTTTCCCCTCAACCTCTGAAGTCTATGGAATGTGTGAGGATAAGGAATTTGATCCCGAGACTTCAAATCTGGTGCTCGGTCCGATCCACAAACAACGCTGGATCTACTCGTGCTCGAAACAAATGCTGGACCGGGTCATCTGGGCCTACGGAGTAGAATGTGCGCTGGATTTCACGCTGATCCGTCCCTTCAACTGGATTGGTCCAGGACTTGATAGTTTATATACAGCCAAGGAGGGCAGTTCCCGGGTGATGACGCAATTCTTGGGACACATTGTGCGGGGGGAGAATATTTCGCTCGTGGATGGGGGCAGGCAAAGGAGGACCTTCACCTATGTGGACGATGGCGTCGATGCGCTGATGGCAATTATCGAAAATCCGAATCAGATCGCTAGCGGTCAAATCTATAATATCGGAAATCCGGCCAATCAATACTCCGTACGTGAGCTCGGAGAGATGATGGTGGCCCTAGCCTTGGAGTATCCTGAGTATGCGGAAACGGCTTCAAAGGTACAGTTCATGGATGTCAGTTCAAGTACCTACTACGGCGAGGGCTACCAGGACGTTCAACACCGCGTGCCTGCCATTGTTAATACATGCCGTGACCTGAATTGGTCCCCCAGGACGACGATGGATCAGATGTTGCGGCTCATCTTTAATTCCTATCGCAGCGAAATTGCACAGGCCAGGGCGTTGTTGGAATAA
- a CDS encoding 4-deoxy-4-formamido-L-arabinose-phosphoundecaprenol deformylase, with amino-acid sequence MRLALKVDVDTLRGTVEGVPDLLRMLGRHGVNATFLFSLGPDHTGRALRRIFRPGFLKKVMRTSVGANYGLKTLCYGTLLPGPDIGRKTAPIMREVRDAGFDVGIHCYDHIRWQDYVATRGERWTRHEMTMAAERFIEIFGVSARTHGAAGWQMNEHAFRMEEELKFAYCSDTRGTHPFLPLVAGKPLACPQLPTTLPTLDELIGVDGITEENVVGEILRRSEQSGPCGHVYTLHAELEGMRFMPVFEALLSGWKERGYKINSMEELSRSLDVSSLPVHRVISHEIEGRTGMLALQGEEASFPRLRAVGPQNPQNPQNPQGI; translated from the coding sequence ATGCGCCTCGCCCTCAAAGTCGATGTTGACACCCTTCGAGGCACGGTAGAAGGTGTGCCTGACCTGCTGCGTATGTTGGGCCGTCATGGCGTCAATGCGACTTTTCTGTTCAGCCTTGGGCCTGATCATACAGGCCGTGCCCTGCGCCGGATCTTTCGGCCCGGATTTCTCAAAAAAGTGATGCGCACCTCAGTCGGGGCCAATTACGGGCTTAAGACGTTGTGTTATGGCACGCTGCTTCCTGGGCCGGACATTGGGCGAAAGACGGCCCCTATCATGCGTGAGGTGCGCGACGCAGGCTTTGACGTCGGGATTCATTGCTATGATCACATTCGCTGGCAGGACTACGTTGCAACCAGGGGAGAAAGGTGGACCCGGCATGAGATGACCATGGCGGCCGAACGGTTCATAGAGATTTTTGGCGTCTCTGCGCGCACGCACGGTGCGGCCGGCTGGCAGATGAACGAACATGCTTTTCGCATGGAGGAAGAGTTGAAATTTGCCTATTGCAGCGATACCAGAGGTACGCACCCGTTTCTTCCTCTTGTAGCCGGTAAACCCCTCGCGTGCCCACAGTTACCGACGACATTGCCCACACTCGATGAGCTGATCGGAGTCGATGGAATTACCGAAGAGAATGTGGTGGGTGAAATCCTGAGACGGAGTGAACAATCAGGTCCTTGCGGACATGTATACACGCTGCATGCAGAGCTGGAGGGCATGCGATTTATGCCGGTGTTCGAAGCGCTGCTTTCTGGGTGGAAAGAACGTGGGTATAAGATCAATTCCATGGAAGAGCTTTCTCGTTCCCTCGATGTCTCCTCGTTACCTGTGCATCGCGTCATCTCTCACGAGATAGAAGGACGCACCGGGATGTTAGCGCTTCAAGGAGAGGAAGCCAGCTTCCCACGGTTGAGGGCTGTGGGACCACAGAACCCACAGAACCCACAGAACCCACAGGGCATTTAA